One Cydia fagiglandana chromosome 11, ilCydFagi1.1, whole genome shotgun sequence genomic region harbors:
- the LOC134668811 gene encoding trichohyalin-like, whose translation MSLALRLVLCALAAASASALSITLRQDPETLCAGQENFLRIASTEGCKAYYQCYAGRAYLMECPDESWFDEQEQVCVWSEPPATCRTDPEPEPEPEPEPEPQPEPEPEPEPEPQPEPEPEPEPEPEPEPESEPQQDQVEEPGSGEDWEVDAIIKFLKRQEDVEDDEEDEEALKRQEEVEEEVEEEDNLRRQEEVENVENEEEQEENRKKRSAQEELENEEVDDEEALKRQEEVEEEVEEEESLRRQEEELENEEVDDKEALKRQEEVEEEVEEEENLRRQEEVENVENEEEQEENRKKRSAQEELENEEVDDEEALKRQEEVEEEVEEEESLRRQEEVENEENEEEQEESRKKRSVQEELENEEVDDEEALKRQEEVEEEESLRRQKEVENEENEEEQEESRKKRSVQEGLENEAVDDEEALKRQEEVEEEVEEEESLRRQEEVENEENEEEQEESRKKRSVQEELENEEVDDEEALKRQEDVEDEEAEDGTESRKKRSAQDELEDEVFENEEVMIRQEEVEDEIEDQEESRKKRSAQEETEDQEVEDEEALNRQEDVDDEEDEEALKRQEEVEDDIEDQEETRKKRSVQEETEDQELEDEEVVYRQEKDDVEETEDQEESRRKRSLQYDYDEQDEEWQRAQEEANILESDEEEEIKRQEEVIEENEDSEESEEGFFRRFFF comes from the exons ATGAGTT TAGCCTTAAGACTAGTCCTGTGCGCTCTGGCGGCGGCCAGCGCCTCCGCTCTCTCAATCACCTTGAGACAAGACCCGGAGACACTATGCGCGGGACAGGAGAACTTCCTACGTATAGCCAGCACCGAAGGCTGCAAGGCCTACTACCAATGCTACGCCGGCCGAGCTTACCTGATGGAATGTCCCGATGAATCCTGGTTCGACGAACAGGAACAG GTGTGCGTTTGGTCAGAGCCACCAGCAACCTGCCGGACCGACCCAGAACCGGAACCAGAACCAGAACCAGAGCCAGAACCTCAACCAGAACCGGAACCAGAACCAGAACCTGAACCTCAACCAGAACCGGAACCAGAACCGGAACCAGAGCCAGAACCGGAACCAGAATCTGAACCTCAAC AAGACCAAGTGGAAGAACCGGGCTCTGGTGAAGATTGGGAAGTAGATGCTATCATCAAATTCTTGAAG AGGCAGGAAGATGTAGAAGATGATGAAGAAGACGAGGAAGCTCTTAAGAGGCAAGAAGAGGTTGAGGAagaggttgaagaagaagataatCTAAGGAGGCAAGAAGAAGTGGAGAATGTAGAAAACGAGGAAGAACAGGAAGAAAATCGGAAGAAGCGGTCAGCGCAAGAGGAATTAGAAAATGAAGAAGTTGATGATGAGGAAGCTCTAAAGAGGCAAGAAGAGGTTGAGGAagaggttgaagaagaagaaagtcTTAGGAGGCAAGAAGAA GAATTAGAAAATGAAGAAGTTGATGATAAGGAAGCTCTAAAGAGGCAAGAAGAGGTTGAGGAagaggttgaagaagaagagaatCTAAGGAGGCAAGAAGAAGTGGAGAATGTAGAAAACGAGGAAGAACAGGAAGAAAATCGGAAAAAGCGGTCAGCGCAAGAGGAATTAGAAAATGAAGAAGTTGATGATGAGGAAGCTCTAAAGAGGCAAGAAGAGGTTGAGGAagaggttgaagaagaagaaagtcTTAGGAGGCAAGAAGAAGTGGAGAATGAAGAAAACGAAGAAGAACAGGAAGAAAGTCGTAAGAAACGGTCAGTGCAAGAGGAATTAGAAAATGAAGAAGTTGATGATGAGGAAGCTCTAAAGAGGCAAGAagaggttgaagaagaagaaagtcTTAGGAGGCAAAAAGAAGTGGAGAATGAAGAAAACGAAGAAGAACAGGAAGAAAGTCGCAAGAAACGGTCAGTGCAAGAGGGATTAGAAAATGAAGCAGTTGATGATGAGGAAGCTCTAAAGAGGCAAGAAGAGGTTGAGGAagaggttgaagaagaagaaagtcTTAGGAGGCAAGAAGAAGTGGAGAATGAAGAAAACGAAGAAGAACAAGAAGAAAGTCGTAAGAAACGGTCAGTGCAAGAGGAATTAGAAAATGAAGAAGTTGATGACGAGGAAGCCTTGAAAAGGCAAGAAGATGTAGAGGATGAAGAAGCTGAAGATGGGACAGAAAGTCGCAAAAAGCGGTCTGCACAAGATGAATTAGAAGATGAAGTCTTTGAAAATGAGGAAGTCATGATAAGGCAAGAAGAGGTCGAAGATGAAATCGAAGATCAGGAAGAAAGCCGCAAAAAGCGGTCAGCGCAAGAGGAAACAGAAGATCAAGAGGTGGAGGATGAGGAAGCCTTGAATAGGCAAGAAGATGTAGATGATGAAGAAGATGAGGAAGCTCTAAAGAGGCAAGAAGAGGTCGAAGATGATATCGAAGATCAGGAAGAAACTCGCAAGAAGCGGTCAGTGCAAGAGGAAACAGAAGATCAGGAATTAGAAGACGAGGAAGTCGTTTACAGACAAGAAAAAGACGATGTAGAAGAGACTGAAGACCAGGAAGAAAGCCGCAGGAAGCGGTCCCTACAATACGACTACGACGAACAAGACGAAGAATGGCAGAGGGCACAAGAAGAAGCAAATATCCTCGAGAGCGACGAAGAGGAGGAAATCAAGAGGCAAGAAGAAGTAATAGAAGAGAATGAGGATTCAGAAGAATCTGAGGAAGGTTTCTTCCGACGCTTTTTCTTTTAA